TCAGTGCCACGGCCTGGGCAAAGATAAAGCCGAAGATGGATCCCAAAAGGCCGCCGACGGCCCCCAGGAAGGCGCCCTCCCCCAGAAATTCCAGAACCAGGGCGGAATTTGCCGCGCCCAGGGCTTTCCGCAGCCCGATTTCCTGGCGGCGTTCTGCCACCACGGCCATCATGGTGGTGGCCACACAGATCATGATGAGCAGTAATACTATCACGGTGACCAGGTATACCAGGCCCTGGAGCTTGGTAAGCACCGCCCCTTCGGACTGGGTAACCCGCTTGACCAGCCGGGCCTCAACGCCGGGAACACCGGCGCTTATCCGGTCCGCCAGGGCCTGGAGGTCCCCGCCGGCGGAGCTGACACTGCATTCCACCACGTCGATCCTACCCTGCTCGGCCATCATACCCTCAAAGTCAGGCAGGGACATGAAGATAAAAGCTTCCTCGGCCCCACCGGTCTGGACTATGCCGGAGACGGTAAATTCCCGGCTTATCCCCTGCCCCCGGCTATCGGTTCCGGTAATGGTAAATGGGCTGCCCTGATTAAGGCGGATCATCTCGGATACCTGCTGTCCAATCAGAGCTTCCCCTTCCCGGTCGGGCCAGCGGCCGGATACGAACCAGTAGGGGCTTGCCTTACGGGCCTCGCCCAGATCCGTCCCTGCGGCCATAAAGGGCTGTTCGTTGATCTTCACCATCCGGTAGCTGTAGGGGGCAGCCCCGATAAGCTCCCCCGCAGGCAGATATGCTACGGCCTCCCGCACGGTTTCCATGGTCAACACCGCTTCGGTTCCTCCGGGAACAATAACCATGTTGGCTCCATAGGAGCGGAATTCCCGGCCCATTTGCCGGGGGATGTCGTAGTAAACCGTGATAAGCCCTGACAGTATCGTTGCGCCTATGGCAATGGCCAGCAATGCTACCAACATCCGGGACCTGCGCCGGATAATGGAGCTGACCACCATTTTGATAAAAAAGCGCTGCCGTTTACCTGCCATGGAGAACCTCCGCAGGGCGCAGGGACAGGAGCAGCCGTATTGAGGGGACACTCCCCGCCAGGGTGACCAGGAGCACCAGAACCCCTACCAGGGGTATCACCATGGGTTTTATATCTATGGACTGGCTAAACACGGACTGACCGATGATCTGGGCAAAACCCAGTCCGGCAAAATAACCCGCCGCCCCGCCAATGATTCCGGTAATAATGATCTCCGTCAGTACCAGTGCTGTTACCGGGCCGTTATATGCCCCCACCGCTTTGAGGAGGCCTATTTCGTTAGCCCGTTCCATAACACTGGTAGTAACCAGGTTGGAAATACCCAGGGCGGAACCGGCCAGGCTCAGTATTGTAATAAGGAGCATCAGGAGCTGGGTCTTTTCCAGAATAGCCCCTTCGGATTCCGCCACCATGCGTATGGGCTTGGATACCGCATCGCTTATCACCTCGTCGATCTGGTAGCAGATGGCGCTCACATAGGCGGTGCAGTACCAGGTCTCCCATTCCTTGATAGAAAGACTGTTTGGATCCTGCCCTGCCCGGCGTGAAAGTTCGTTATCCGGGGTGGTCAGGGCGCTGACTTCAACACTGCTCACCAAGCCGGGCCTGCCAGCCAGGCGTTGGGCGGCTGCCAGGGTGGTGTAGATCCACCCGTCCTCGTCCCCGCCGGCGTTAAATATTCCCCGCACCAGAAAGGTTTCAGTCCCGTTTAGGCCCTTGAGGGTGATGGTATCTCCCTGGGCGATATTGTAGCGCCTTGCCGCCAGACGTCCCACCATGACCGAAGCGTCATCCCCGTCGTTGATCCAGCCGCCGCTGCCCGTATCCCACCAGGCCTTCATATTCCGCATTCCCGTGTCCAGGGATTCTCCGGTAGGAAGATCCAGGTGATGACCGAACCATGTTCCCACCACCTTAAGTTCTTCAGTATTACCGTTGACCTTCACCCGGGTATTAAGGTAGGGGGTAAAGTCGACAATATTAAAGGCCCAGAATATGGTTTTAATATTGCCCAGCTCCGCTTCCTGTAAATACTTGTCCGATATACCGCTGCCATCGCTGACTCCATAGAGATCGTCCAGCAAAGATGCGCCACGGGGTACCACGTTGATGTTGGCGCCGTAAGTTTTAAGCTCCTGGTTTACCTTGTCTCCCACATCAAGCATCACGTTCAGCATTGCTGTGGCCAAAGACGCCCCAAGGGCAACGGTAAAAGCTATCATCAGCATTTTTCCCTTCTGCCGGAAAAGCGCCCTTCGTACCATTCTCCAGAACATACTATTTAAACCGCCCCTTTTCATTTTCCAGATCCCCGGTACGAACCACCATCGATCCCCCCCGAATGGCATAGGCTAGGGGCACCGGGTTACAGCCCCCCTTAAAGCCGATGGTAGAAATATTCATCACCACATCGCAGAGCCGGCAG
The window above is part of the Treponema primitia ZAS-1 genome. Proteins encoded here:
- a CDS encoding ABC transporter permease, which codes for MAGKRQRFFIKMVVSSIIRRRSRMLVALLAIAIGATILSGLITVYYDIPRQMGREFRSYGANMVIVPGGTEAVLTMETVREAVAYLPAGELIGAAPYSYRMVKINEQPFMAAGTDLGEARKASPYWFVSGRWPDREGEALIGQQVSEMIRLNQGSPFTITGTDSRGQGISREFTVSGIVQTGGAEEAFIFMSLPDFEGMMAEQGRIDVVECSVSSAGGDLQALADRISAGVPGVEARLVKRVTQSEGAVLTKLQGLVYLVTVIVLLLIMICVATTMMAVVAERRQEIGLRKALGAANSALVLEFLGEGAFLGAVGGLLGSIFGFIFAQAVALNVFNRPISFIPQMAPFTIIVSVFITGLACLIPVRSATEVDPAIVLRGE
- a CDS encoding ABC transporter permease, whose amino-acid sequence is MFWRMVRRALFRQKGKMLMIAFTVALGASLATAMLNVMLDVGDKVNQELKTYGANINVVPRGASLLDDLYGVSDGSGISDKYLQEAELGNIKTIFWAFNIVDFTPYLNTRVKVNGNTEELKVVGTWFGHHLDLPTGESLDTGMRNMKAWWDTGSGGWINDGDDASVMVGRLAARRYNIAQGDTITLKGLNGTETFLVRGIFNAGGDEDGWIYTTLAAAQRLAGRPGLVSSVEVSALTTPDNELSRRAGQDPNSLSIKEWETWYCTAYVSAICYQIDEVISDAVSKPIRMVAESEGAILEKTQLLMLLITILSLAGSALGISNLVTTSVMERANEIGLLKAVGAYNGPVTALVLTEIIITGIIGGAAGYFAGLGFAQIIGQSVFSQSIDIKPMVIPLVGVLVLLVTLAGSVPSIRLLLSLRPAEVLHGR